Proteins from one Polynucleobacter wuianus genomic window:
- the frr gene encoding ribosome recycling factor codes for MSAAEIKTNTNQKMEKSLEALKSNLAKIRSGRANPGILEHIQVEYYGNPTPLSQVASLGLADARTINVQPFEKTMVAVVEKAIRDSDLGLNPASQGTVIRVPMPALTEERRRELTKVVKSEGEDTKIAVRNLRRDANEHLKRLTKEKEISEDEERRATDEIQKMTDKAVIDIDKIIAEKEREIMTV; via the coding sequence ATGTCCGCAGCAGAAATTAAAACTAATACCAATCAAAAGATGGAAAAGTCTCTCGAGGCTTTGAAATCTAATTTGGCGAAGATTCGTTCCGGTCGAGCTAATCCAGGAATTTTGGAGCATATTCAAGTTGAGTATTACGGCAATCCAACACCACTCAGTCAAGTGGCTAGCTTGGGTTTAGCGGATGCTCGCACAATTAATGTGCAACCATTTGAGAAGACTATGGTTGCAGTGGTGGAGAAGGCGATTCGAGATTCGGATTTGGGTTTAAATCCAGCTTCACAAGGCACCGTCATCCGCGTACCAATGCCTGCATTAACTGAAGAGCGTCGCCGCGAACTCACGAAAGTTGTAAAGAGCGAAGGTGAAGATACGAAAATTGCTGTGCGTAACTTGCGTCGTGACGCAAACGAACATCTTAAGCGCTTAACTAAGGAGAAAGAAATTTCTGAGGACGAAGAGCGTCGTGCTACCGATGAGATTCAGAAGATGACCGATAAAGCGGTAATTGATATCGACAAGATCATTGCTGAAAAAGAAAGAGAGATCATGACCGTTTAA
- the pyrH gene encoding UMP kinase, with product MPGYKRVLLKLSGEALMGDDAFGINPVTIDSMVSEIAQVVNSGVELAIVIGGGNIFRGVAGGAAGMDRATADYMGMLATMMNSLALQDALRQKGVEARVQSALRMDQVVEPYIRPRAIRAMSEGKVVIFAAGTGNPFFTTDTAAALRGAEMGVEVMLKATKVDGIYSADPVKDPSATLYKTITFDECLIKNLQVMDATAFALCRDRKLPIKVFSILKPGALMRVVQGEPEGTLVHV from the coding sequence ATGCCAGGCTACAAACGCGTCCTCCTTAAATTATCTGGTGAAGCCCTAATGGGGGATGATGCTTTTGGCATCAATCCGGTCACCATTGATTCCATGGTTTCTGAAATTGCTCAAGTGGTTAATAGCGGTGTTGAACTCGCAATTGTTATTGGCGGCGGAAATATTTTCCGCGGTGTTGCGGGTGGGGCAGCGGGCATGGATCGAGCTACAGCCGACTACATGGGTATGTTGGCTACCATGATGAATTCTCTCGCTCTGCAAGATGCATTGCGTCAAAAAGGGGTTGAGGCGCGCGTTCAATCTGCATTAAGAATGGATCAAGTGGTTGAACCTTACATTCGTCCACGCGCGATTCGCGCGATGAGTGAAGGCAAGGTAGTCATCTTTGCTGCTGGTACCGGTAACCCCTTTTTTACTACCGACACTGCTGCTGCCTTGCGTGGCGCCGAGATGGGTGTCGAGGTCATGCTCAAGGCAACTAAGGTTGACGGTATCTATAGCGCTGATCCAGTTAAGGATCCTAGTGCTACTTTATATAAGACCATTACATTTGATGAGTGCCTCATCAAAAATCTACAAGTCATGGATGCTACTGCATTTGCACTGTGTCGTGACCGCAAATTACCAATCAAAGTATTTTCAATACTCAAGCCGGGCGCATTAATGCGGGTAGTGCAAGGTGAGCCTGAAGGTACTTTGGTACACGTTTAA
- a CDS encoding [protein-PII] uridylyltransferase, whose amino-acid sequence MGQSQTANKIIDAAGLRAARVLAYAEFKKTQAVGKLTKQLSKLTDQLLAQLWIDCGLNNEATLVAVGGYGRGTLFPYSDIDILVLLPADEKLVQSLSKKVEQFVASCWDTGLEIGSSVRTVSECISESEQDITVRTSLLEARLICGKKQLFREFASAFESAMDPKSFFQAKQAEQIQRHYKYQDTPYSLEPNCKESPGGLRDLQVISWVSKAALLGDTFKDLNEAGLVTQRELTELNRNQRFLETLRANLHLLAGRRQDVIAFDLQAPLAKAMGIETDSSRQASEAIMRRYYWAAKAVTQLNDVLLQNIEALLFPQESKTTHPIPGDGNEYFIERQGVLDITDPQLFQKHPEQILRTFLVFAQTANVKSLSATIFRALYNARQKMDAKWRANPINRALFIEILKQPEGVSRAFQLMNRSSVLGRYLPAFRKIVGQMQHDLFHVYTVDQHILMVLRNVRRFMVVEHTHEFPFCSSLIAHFEKPWLLVIAALFHDIAKGRGGDHSQLGKADMRKFAKEHGLDKKDTELLEWLVAEHLNMSQVAQKQDITDPDVVRAFAKKMGDERHLTALYLLTVADVRGTSPKVWNAWKGKLLEDLYRATLRVLGGAKTDASSELAQHQEESRAKLRLYGINDESYEDLWKQLDVAFFLRQDSSDIAWLTRHLYNKVNTDQPIVRARLSPIGEGLQIAVYVKDQEDLFARICAYFEKHGFSIWDARIHTTRHGYALDTFQISGSNLVDEGGSYRDIIQLVEFELTQALTNADPLPNPSMGRLSRQSRTFPIQPRVHMVPDERGRYYTLALSASDRTGLLYTISRVLAKHQVSIHTARINTLGERVEDILLLDAANLGKNPKLQIQLETELLEALGA is encoded by the coding sequence ATGGGTCAGTCACAAACAGCGAACAAAATTATTGACGCAGCTGGTCTTCGCGCAGCTCGTGTACTTGCTTACGCTGAGTTTAAAAAAACTCAAGCTGTAGGCAAACTGACGAAGCAACTGAGCAAGCTGACCGATCAACTACTTGCCCAACTTTGGATTGACTGCGGCCTCAATAATGAAGCTACTCTAGTTGCTGTAGGGGGTTATGGCAGGGGCACTTTATTTCCGTACTCTGATATCGATATTTTGGTTCTTTTGCCAGCGGATGAAAAGTTGGTTCAATCCTTATCCAAAAAAGTTGAGCAATTTGTTGCCAGCTGCTGGGATACTGGCCTTGAGATTGGATCTTCAGTTAGGACTGTTTCGGAATGCATATCGGAATCCGAACAGGACATCACAGTGCGTACCTCTCTGCTTGAAGCGCGCTTGATCTGCGGAAAAAAACAACTCTTTAGAGAATTTGCCTCCGCCTTTGAATCCGCAATGGATCCTAAAAGCTTCTTTCAGGCTAAGCAGGCTGAACAAATTCAGCGCCATTACAAATACCAAGATACTCCATACTCTCTTGAGCCTAATTGTAAAGAGAGTCCTGGTGGATTGCGTGATCTACAGGTAATCTCCTGGGTCAGTAAGGCGGCATTACTTGGCGATACCTTTAAGGATTTAAATGAGGCTGGTCTTGTAACGCAACGAGAGCTTACTGAACTCAATCGGAACCAGCGCTTCCTGGAAACGCTGCGTGCTAATTTGCATTTATTAGCTGGTCGTCGCCAAGATGTCATTGCTTTTGACCTGCAGGCGCCACTTGCTAAAGCGATGGGCATTGAAACGGATTCTTCACGCCAAGCGAGTGAAGCAATTATGCGTCGCTACTATTGGGCAGCGAAAGCAGTGACTCAATTGAATGATGTGCTGCTACAAAATATTGAAGCACTGCTATTTCCTCAAGAGTCAAAAACTACTCACCCTATTCCAGGTGATGGAAACGAATACTTTATTGAAAGACAGGGCGTACTGGATATTACTGATCCACAACTCTTTCAAAAGCATCCCGAGCAAATTTTGCGCACTTTCCTGGTATTTGCTCAAACAGCTAACGTGAAGAGTCTATCGGCAACTATTTTCAGGGCGCTCTATAACGCACGCCAGAAGATGGATGCCAAGTGGCGCGCTAACCCCATTAATCGCGCACTTTTTATTGAAATTCTCAAGCAACCTGAAGGTGTAAGCCGCGCGTTCCAGCTCATGAACCGTAGCAGTGTACTTGGTCGATACTTGCCAGCATTCAGAAAAATTGTCGGCCAGATGCAGCACGACCTGTTTCATGTCTATACGGTTGATCAGCACATCTTGATGGTGCTACGTAATGTACGCCGCTTTATGGTGGTTGAGCATACCCATGAATTTCCTTTCTGCAGTAGCTTGATTGCCCATTTTGAAAAGCCATGGTTACTAGTGATTGCCGCACTTTTTCATGACATTGCCAAAGGACGTGGCGGCGACCACTCTCAGCTTGGTAAAGCAGATATGCGTAAGTTTGCCAAAGAGCATGGTCTAGATAAAAAAGATACTGAGCTATTGGAATGGTTAGTTGCTGAACATCTCAATATGAGTCAGGTTGCCCAAAAGCAAGACATCACTGACCCAGATGTGGTTCGTGCTTTTGCCAAAAAGATGGGCGATGAGCGGCACCTTACTGCCTTGTACTTGCTTACCGTTGCTGATGTCCGCGGTACCAGCCCTAAAGTCTGGAATGCCTGGAAAGGCAAGTTACTCGAAGATCTATATCGTGCAACTCTAAGAGTTCTGGGTGGAGCTAAAACGGACGCCTCATCAGAATTAGCCCAACACCAAGAAGAATCCAGAGCTAAATTACGCCTGTACGGTATTAATGACGAGTCTTATGAAGATTTGTGGAAACAGTTAGATGTTGCATTCTTTCTCAGACAAGATTCATCTGACATCGCATGGTTAACACGTCATCTCTATAACAAGGTGAATACTGATCAGCCCATTGTGAGAGCAAGGCTATCCCCGATTGGCGAAGGTTTGCAAATTGCAGTCTATGTTAAAGATCAAGAAGATCTTTTTGCTAGAATTTGTGCCTACTTCGAAAAACATGGCTTCTCGATTTGGGATGCCCGTATTCATACTACGCGCCATGGTTATGCTCTAGATACATTTCAGATTTCTGGAAGTAATTTAGTAGATGAAGGTGGTAGTTATCGCGACATCATTCAACTCGTAGAGTTTGAATTGACTCAAGCCTTAACCAATGCAGATCCCCTTCCAAACCCAAGCATGGGTCGCCTCTCTAGACAATCACGCACTTTCCCGATTCAACCACGTGTTCATATGGTTCCAGATGAGCGCGGAAGATATTACACACTCGCACTTTCAGCGAGTGATCGCACGGGACTACTCTACACAATCTCAAGAGTGCTAGCCAAGCATCAAGTGTCGATTCACACTGCAAGAATTAATACTCTGGGTGAGCGAGTAGAGGACATACTGCTATTGGATGCTGCTAACTTGGGTAAAAACCCAAAGCTACAGATTCAGCTAGAGACTGAGTTGCTCGAGGCTCTAGGGGCTTGA
- a CDS encoding FAD/NAD(P)-binding protein: MSKKFAEKSQRDLADIDGEVLQGHTSEEFKIAIIGCGAAGVATLLAFLEYLPTKFNQKITITIFEKGPAFGPGFAYQCDNNELLMNMVSSTTSIFPNQKGDFWNWMLEKGCHIGGQQILSKSGVAPDRYISRQFFGAYLKSQFEHGISSLEKLGVEIELINLEVTNACVLGDNSFNVTFGKGFLRHFNCVILCVGNTAPKDIFNLGEKSQYINNPYPVNRYLQLIKSNDCVGIIGGQLTAADIAVVLANQGHKGPINFFTRDLYFPLTRCPIGKYDLQYLTHINLEILKSKNRNGISLRQIMRLARKEFLAAGITWNKFFKPSTKQYSSWVRSLLEDDEDFSCWQNLAIATDDVIGDYWNALSDIEKHLFMNKFHRLWSAKRVPLPVHTVFKLYSLFSLGILRHYPHLKGIDASVKNQFSVTLGNSKHPTLTNKVYCDWIINASGPSREISRVDSVLIKNLLESGLILRNPHGGIMLDYESSRIKNNINRELNNFYAIGHLTSGTYYFVSSLDMVSLRARGVVRHLTESLSYDSNPQRCISDFLYRGEYAS, translated from the coding sequence ATGAGCAAAAAATTTGCAGAAAAGAGTCAGCGTGATCTTGCCGATATAGATGGTGAAGTTCTTCAAGGCCATACTTCTGAGGAATTCAAAATTGCGATTATTGGCTGTGGTGCTGCTGGGGTGGCAACCCTATTAGCTTTTCTCGAGTATCTGCCTACAAAATTTAATCAAAAAATAACAATTACTATTTTTGAAAAAGGCCCTGCTTTTGGTCCTGGGTTTGCTTATCAGTGTGACAACAATGAGTTGTTAATGAATATGGTGAGCTCAACTACGTCAATATTTCCAAATCAAAAGGGTGATTTTTGGAATTGGATGCTGGAAAAAGGCTGCCACATTGGGGGCCAACAGATTCTATCTAAGTCGGGTGTAGCACCCGATAGGTATATATCCCGTCAATTTTTTGGCGCATATCTAAAAAGTCAATTTGAGCATGGAATCTCAAGTCTTGAAAAATTAGGAGTAGAGATTGAGTTAATCAATTTAGAGGTTACTAATGCTTGTGTCCTTGGAGACAACTCTTTCAATGTTACTTTTGGTAAGGGGTTCTTACGTCATTTTAATTGTGTAATTTTGTGTGTCGGAAATACTGCACCAAAAGATATTTTCAATTTAGGCGAAAAAAGCCAATACATAAATAATCCATATCCTGTAAATAGATACCTTCAACTAATTAAGAGCAATGATTGCGTTGGCATTATCGGTGGCCAACTTACTGCAGCAGATATTGCAGTTGTCTTAGCCAATCAAGGTCATAAAGGTCCAATCAATTTTTTTACTAGAGACTTATATTTTCCGTTAACAAGATGTCCAATAGGGAAATACGATCTTCAATATCTGACCCATATCAATCTTGAGATATTAAAAAGCAAAAACAGGAATGGGATTTCTCTGCGTCAAATAATGCGGTTGGCAAGGAAAGAGTTCTTAGCAGCTGGAATTACATGGAATAAATTTTTTAAGCCCTCAACCAAGCAATATAGCTCATGGGTTCGGTCTTTATTAGAGGATGATGAAGATTTTTCATGTTGGCAAAATTTGGCAATAGCAACAGACGATGTTATTGGAGACTATTGGAATGCCTTATCGGACATAGAGAAGCATCTATTTATGAATAAGTTTCATCGTTTGTGGTCAGCAAAGAGAGTTCCGCTACCAGTTCATACTGTATTTAAGCTTTATTCCTTATTTAGCTTGGGTATTCTTAGGCATTATCCGCATTTAAAGGGGATTGATGCATCTGTTAAAAATCAATTTAGCGTAACCTTGGGTAATTCGAAACACCCAACCTTAACCAATAAGGTGTACTGCGATTGGATAATCAATGCATCTGGACCTTCTCGAGAAATCAGCAGGGTCGATTCGGTATTAATAAAAAATTTACTCGAATCTGGGTTGATTCTTAGAAATCCACATGGTGGAATTATGTTGGACTATGAAAGCTCTCGTATAAAAAACAATATCAATAGAGAGCTTAATAATTTTTACGCAATTGGCCACCTTACCTCTGGAACTTATTACTTCGTTAGTTCTTTGGATATGGTATCGCTAAGGGCAAGAGGTGTTGTGAGGCATTTGACGGAGTCTCTCAGCTATGACTCTAACCCCCAAAGATGTATTTCTGATTTTTTATATAGGGGCGAATATGCATCCTAA
- the rpsB gene encoding 30S ribosomal protein S2, whose translation MSVTMRQMLEAGCHFGHQTRFWSPKMAPFIFGHRNKIHIINLEKTLPMFQDALKFAKQVAANRGTILFVGTKRQSREIIAEEATRAGMPYIDSRWLGGTLTNFKTVKGSLKRLKDMEVAKEAGDWEKLSKKEALTNDRDLDKLQKALGGIKDLNGVPDAIFVVDVGYHKIAITEANKLGIPVIAVVDTNHSPEGVDYIIPGNDDSSKAVTLYARGIADVILEGKANSVQEILTAVKECEEEFVEEGKAE comes from the coding sequence ATGTCAGTAACTATGCGTCAAATGCTGGAAGCCGGTTGCCATTTTGGTCACCAAACGCGCTTCTGGTCCCCAAAGATGGCCCCATTTATTTTTGGTCATCGTAATAAGATCCACATCATCAACTTGGAAAAAACATTGCCAATGTTTCAGGACGCCCTGAAATTTGCAAAACAAGTTGCTGCTAATCGTGGCACGATTTTGTTTGTTGGTACCAAGCGTCAATCACGCGAGATCATTGCTGAAGAAGCAACTCGTGCTGGTATGCCTTACATCGACAGCCGTTGGTTGGGTGGCACACTCACCAACTTCAAAACCGTTAAAGGTTCATTGAAGCGCTTGAAAGACATGGAAGTTGCTAAAGAAGCTGGCGACTGGGAAAAGCTTTCTAAGAAAGAAGCTTTGACTAACGATCGTGATCTCGATAAGTTGCAAAAAGCGCTTGGCGGTATCAAAGACTTGAACGGTGTTCCTGATGCGATTTTCGTAGTGGACGTCGGTTATCACAAGATTGCTATTACTGAAGCCAACAAGCTTGGTATTCCAGTGATTGCGGTTGTTGATACCAACCATTCACCAGAAGGTGTTGATTACATCATTCCTGGTAATGATGACTCAAGCAAAGCTGTAACCCTCTATGCACGTGGCATTGCAGATGTAATCCTCGAGGGTAAGGCTAACTCTGTTCAAGAAATCTTGACAGCAGTTAAAGAGTGTGAAGAAGAGTTTGTTGAAGAAGGGAAGGCTGAATAA
- the map gene encoding type I methionyl aminopeptidase, translated as MNSVFTAEKDIRGMREAGRLASEVLDHVAPHVKAGITTGELDRICHEYMREVQKTIPAPLNYQPPGYPPFPASICTSVNDVICHGIPGEKVLKSGDVVNLDITVITPDGYYGDTSRMFMVGEVSVMAKRLTQITFECMWLGIAQVKPGASLGDIGHVIQTHAEKAGYSVVREYCGHGIGKVFHQDPQILHYGRPGTGEKLQAGMTFTIEPMINAGKRDIRTMPDQWTVKTKDRSLSAQWEHTLLVTQTGVEVLTWSEGSNPPPNCVKDLNFRPAAANV; from the coding sequence ATGAATAGTGTATTTACCGCAGAAAAAGACATCCGAGGGATGCGTGAGGCTGGCCGCTTGGCTAGCGAAGTTTTGGATCATGTGGCCCCTCATGTGAAGGCTGGCATTACTACGGGCGAACTGGATCGTATTTGCCACGAATACATGCGTGAGGTTCAAAAAACCATTCCGGCGCCACTGAACTATCAACCACCTGGTTATCCACCTTTTCCTGCATCAATCTGCACCTCAGTGAATGATGTGATTTGCCATGGCATTCCCGGAGAAAAAGTTCTCAAGAGTGGAGATGTTGTCAATCTCGACATTACCGTTATCACTCCCGACGGTTATTACGGCGATACCAGTCGCATGTTTATGGTGGGCGAAGTTTCAGTAATGGCCAAACGCCTCACGCAAATTACCTTTGAATGTATGTGGCTTGGTATTGCGCAGGTGAAACCTGGTGCATCGCTTGGCGACATAGGTCACGTGATTCAAACGCATGCAGAAAAAGCAGGTTACTCAGTTGTTCGGGAATACTGCGGTCATGGCATTGGAAAAGTGTTTCATCAAGACCCACAAATCCTTCACTACGGTCGCCCTGGCACTGGTGAAAAATTGCAAGCAGGCATGACATTCACTATTGAGCCGATGATCAATGCTGGTAAAAGAGATATCCGCACCATGCCCGATCAATGGACAGTCAAAACAAAAGACCGCAGTCTCTCTGCACAATGGGAACACACCCTGCTAGTCACCCAAACTGGTGTTGAGGTGCTTACCTGGTCTGAAGGAAGCAATCCGCCACCAAACTGCGTTAAAGACCTCAACTTTCGGCCCGCAGCAGCAAACGTTTAA
- a CDS encoding NUDIX hydrolase, whose product MLTLGLNVENILRAENPFSRMNPEGHITASGLVIQHNKVLLIFHPYIKQWFQPGGHIDEGESPCEAAIREVYEETGLVCALDSDDLGLIDIDVHEIPANPQKGEGSHLHIDLLYRLKLLRKEDPSEEIAFGWFSFDQIESARIQRALTRLNQAPRASSNSVSS is encoded by the coding sequence ATGCTGACTTTAGGTTTGAATGTGGAAAATATTCTTCGAGCTGAAAACCCGTTTTCAAGAATGAATCCTGAGGGTCATATCACCGCTAGCGGTTTAGTTATCCAGCATAACAAGGTGTTATTAATATTTCATCCGTACATCAAGCAATGGTTTCAGCCTGGCGGTCATATTGATGAAGGTGAGTCTCCATGTGAGGCAGCTATTCGCGAAGTCTATGAAGAGACAGGCTTGGTTTGTGCTTTGGATTCCGATGATCTGGGGCTAATCGATATTGATGTGCATGAAATCCCCGCTAATCCTCAAAAAGGTGAAGGATCTCATTTGCATATCGATCTGCTATATAGGCTTAAGTTATTGCGAAAGGAGGATCCCTCTGAAGAGATTGCTTTTGGTTGGTTTTCTTTTGATCAAATTGAGAGTGCTCGCATACAGCGGGCACTGACTCGGTTAAATCAAGCCCCTAGAGCCTCGAGCAACTCAGTCTCTAGCTGA
- the tsf gene encoding translation elongation factor Ts: MAAITAAMVGDLRAKTDAPMMECKKALTEADGDMARAEEILRVKLGSKAGKAASRVTAEGIVAVSINGSTGALLEVNCETDFVSKNDDFLAFANDCVKLVAEKSPADVAALLALPLNGQTVDEVRSALIGKIGENIMPRRFKRFSGNNKLVSYLHGTRIGVVVEFEGDDTAAKDVAMHVAAMKPVALSMADVPAESIAIERSVAVQKAAESGKPPEIVEKMVEGSIQKYLKEVSLLNQTFVKNDKQTVEQMLKAANTNVKGFTMFVVGEGIEKRQDDFAAEVAAQVAAASKATV; the protein is encoded by the coding sequence ATGGCCGCTATTACCGCTGCAATGGTTGGCGATTTACGCGCCAAAACTGATGCTCCGATGATGGAGTGCAAAAAGGCTTTGACTGAGGCTGATGGTGATATGGCTCGTGCAGAAGAAATTTTGCGCGTTAAGCTTGGTAGCAAAGCTGGTAAAGCAGCTTCACGTGTAACTGCCGAAGGTATTGTTGCCGTTTCTATCAATGGCTCTACTGGTGCATTGCTTGAAGTGAACTGCGAAACTGACTTTGTTTCTAAGAACGATGATTTCTTGGCCTTTGCTAATGACTGCGTGAAATTGGTTGCTGAAAAGAGTCCAGCTGACGTTGCTGCATTGTTAGCGTTGCCATTGAATGGTCAAACCGTTGATGAAGTTCGTAGCGCATTGATCGGTAAGATCGGCGAGAACATCATGCCACGTCGCTTCAAGCGTTTTTCTGGTAACAACAAGTTGGTTTCTTACCTTCACGGTACCCGTATTGGCGTAGTGGTTGAGTTTGAAGGTGATGACACTGCCGCTAAAGATGTTGCTATGCACGTTGCTGCAATGAAGCCAGTTGCTTTGTCTATGGCTGACGTTCCTGCTGAATCCATTGCGATTGAGCGTAGCGTTGCTGTTCAAAAGGCAGCTGAATCTGGCAAACCACCAGAAATCGTTGAGAAGATGGTTGAGGGTTCTATTCAGAAGTACCTCAAAGAGGTTTCTTTGTTGAACCAAACTTTCGTGAAAAACGACAAGCAAACTGTTGAACAAATGCTGAAGGCTGCTAATACAAACGTGAAAGGTTTCACTATGTTTGTTGTAGGCGAGGGCATTGAGAAGCGTCAAGACGACTTTGCAGCTGAAGTTGCTGCTCAGGTGGCTGCTGCTTCTAAAGCCACTGTTTAA
- a CDS encoding multidrug effflux MFS transporter, with product MHPKNKLLIPMLIMLVILPMIATDIYLPVLPAMGEHLGAAGSSLADSLASYMLGYSLSLFLAGVLADIYGRRIISIIGISIFSIASVGCFFASSIEQLVVWRFFQAFGGGSGTLIARIIVRDVYDEQSQVKVLSYLATGLVISPIFGPIIGAFISNYYGWRSIFFILTFISLFILITLCQFMGETLASNRRKKGLQLDWVLSRWLALWGHREFAFNTLVISFAWAIYFSFISSSPLLIQNLHKVDPIEYGYLFAITISGFIFGTIFIRRKIATCNLKSLIAISGAIALISTSILYILVLAEVGALPVKLFFVFCTLFGIGIIFPATQAGVTRPFQDDIGLISGIFYSTEMFFGAVCGYMLSMIGVAGWEITSLIMLIAAACIVSLSGLDRLYGANRTNGILKIRLK from the coding sequence ATGCATCCTAAGAATAAGTTATTAATCCCCATGTTAATAATGCTGGTTATTTTGCCAATGATTGCAACGGATATTTATCTTCCGGTACTTCCCGCCATGGGGGAGCATCTTGGGGCTGCTGGATCAAGTCTGGCTGATAGCCTAGCTTCTTATATGCTCGGCTACTCCCTAAGTTTGTTCTTAGCGGGGGTGCTTGCGGATATCTATGGACGTCGAATCATCTCTATTATCGGGATATCAATTTTTTCTATTGCAAGTGTTGGATGCTTTTTTGCTTCCTCAATCGAGCAGTTGGTGGTATGGCGTTTCTTTCAGGCATTTGGGGGTGGAAGCGGAACACTCATTGCAAGAATTATCGTAAGGGATGTATACGATGAGCAGTCCCAAGTTAAGGTTTTAAGTTATTTGGCTACTGGATTAGTGATTTCGCCTATTTTCGGGCCAATCATTGGCGCCTTTATTTCAAATTACTATGGCTGGCGATCAATTTTTTTCATATTAACCTTCATATCCCTTTTCATATTAATTACCCTATGTCAATTCATGGGGGAGACTCTTGCAAGCAATAGGCGGAAAAAGGGCCTTCAGCTTGACTGGGTGCTTTCGCGATGGCTTGCTTTATGGGGACATCGTGAATTTGCATTTAATACTCTAGTAATTAGTTTTGCTTGGGCTATTTATTTCTCTTTCATTTCTAGCTCTCCGTTATTGATTCAGAATCTCCATAAGGTAGACCCAATTGAGTATGGGTATCTATTTGCAATAACAATTAGTGGGTTTATTTTTGGAACAATATTTATTCGACGCAAAATTGCGACCTGTAATTTAAAATCCCTAATTGCCATCTCTGGTGCTATTGCTCTGATATCTACTTCGATTCTTTATATTTTGGTATTGGCAGAAGTGGGAGCTCTGCCGGTGAAATTGTTCTTTGTATTTTGTACATTGTTTGGCATTGGTATCATTTTCCCCGCAACACAGGCTGGAGTTACTAGACCTTTTCAGGATGACATTGGTTTAATTTCTGGGATTTTCTACTCTACTGAGATGTTCTTTGGTGCCGTTTGTGGGTATATGCTTTCGATGATTGGGGTTGCTGGATGGGAGATTACATCATTAATCATGTTAATCGCAGCAGCTTGTATTGTTTCTCTCTCAGGTCTTGATAGGCTTTATGGCGCCAACCGTACAAATGGTATCCTAAAAATCCGTCTGAAATAG